One window of the Camelina sativa cultivar DH55 chromosome 1, Cs, whole genome shotgun sequence genome contains the following:
- the LOC104704267 gene encoding receptor like protein 30-like has product MGDKLGYYHDSMVLMNKGVEMELVRILQILTSIDFSGNKFEGEIPKSIGLMKELHVLNLSNNAFTGSIPSSMGNLTALESLDVSQNKLSGKIPQELGKLSFLAYMNFSHNQLSGLVPGDNQFQTQPCSTFEDNLALFGPSLDNDCIDIRTPTLQQNEEDAEVISWIAAGIGFIPGIVYGVTIKYILDSYKPQWFMNPFGRNNRRRRSTIAH; this is encoded by the coding sequence ATGGGAGATAAATTAGGCTATTACCATGATTCAATGGTTTTGATGAATAAAGGTGTAGAGATGGAGCTAGTACGTATCCTTCAAATCTTAACATCAATCGATTTTTCTGGAAACAAATTTGAAGGAGAGATTCCAAAGTCCATCGGTCTAATGAAAGAGCTTCATGTGCTCAACTTGTCAAACAATGCTTTCACTGGCAGCATCCCTTCATCTATGGGGAACCTCACAGCTCTCGAGTCGTTGGACGTTtcccaaaacaagctttcaGGAAAAATTCCACAAGAGCTAGGAAAGCTCTCGTTCCTTGCGTACATGAACTTCTCTCATAATCAGCTTTCAGGTCTAGTTCCAGGAGACAATCAGTTTCAAACGCAGCCTTGCTCTACCTTTGAAGATAACCTCGCACTTTTTGGCCCTTCTCTTGACAATGATTGCATAGATATACGCACGCCAACATTGCAACAAAATGAAGAAGACGCGGAGGTGATTAGTTGGATAGCAGCGGGAATAGGATTCATACCTGGTATCGTCTATGGAGTGACAATAAAATACATATTGGATTCCTACAAGCCACAGTGGTTCATGAACCCGTTTGGCCGAAACAATCGTAGACGGAGAAGCACTATAGCTCACTAG
- the LOC104767157 gene encoding receptor-like protein 12 gives MKGLWNSTSITHVTLSFIFFFVCYFEYVLAAPPTRQHFLCRPEQRDALLAFKNEFHIGKPNPSCMDLSVESHRKTKSWGNNSDCCSWEGITCNAKSGDVVELDLRCSFLHGRFHSNSSLQNLYSLTTLDLSYNQFSGQIPTSIGNLSNLIYLCLSGNNFSNRIPSFIGNLTQIVYLDLSFNQFSGQILYSIGNLSHLASLALWSNNLVGEIPSSFGNLNQLENLHVSSNKLSGNFPIVLLNLTWLSDLDISNNQFSGALPPNITSLSNLRDFQASDNAFSGTIPSSLFTIPSLIIINLNDNQLSGTLEFGNTSSSPSNLQELVIGSNNFKGPIPRSISKFVNLSDLDLSHFDTQGRPVDFSIFLHLKSLYYLDLSYLNTTTTIDLNDILSYSKSLSYLYFSGNHVSTTNKSSVSNPPSQKIESLHLSGYGITKFPELIRTQHEMRFLDISNNKIEGQVPGWLWTLPNLMYVNLSNNTFIGFQRSKMKQGLSSVRKPSMRYLLGSNNNFTGNIPSFICELRSLNTLDLSENNFNGSIPHCLGNLNITLSDLNLRQNNLSGGIPKEIFERLRSFDVGHNQLVGKLPRSLNRFSTLEVLNVESNRINDMFPFWLGSLQKLQVLVLRSNAFYGPIHQASFPQLRIIDVSRNHFAFAIRVLCEVECYVITWDRRRSVE, from the coding sequence atgaaaggCCTCTGGAACTCGACCAGTATTACTCatgttactctttcttttattttctttttcgtttgttATTTCGAATACGTGCTTGCGGCTCCTCCTACTAGGCAGCATTTTCTGTGTCGTCCCGAACAAAGGGATGCACTTCTCGCTTTCAAAAACGAGTTTCATATTGGGAAGCCTAATCCTTCTTGTATGGATTTAAGCGTTGAATCTCATCGGAAGACGAAGTCATGGGGAAATAACAGCGACTGCTGTAGTTGGGAGGGTATCACGTGCAATGCCAAGTCTGGAGATGTGGTCGAGCTAGACCTTCGCTGCAGTTTTCTCCATGGCCGGTTTCATTCCAATAGCAGTCTTCAAAACCTTTATTCTCTAACCACTCTTGACCTTTCGTATAATCAGTTTTCAGGTCAGATCCCAACTTCCATTGGAAATCTTTCTAATCTTATCTATCTCTGCCTTTCGGGAAATAATTTCAGTAATCGGATTCCATCTTTCATTGGAAATCTTACTCAAATCGTATATCTCGACCTTTCTTTCAATCAATTCTCTGGTCAAATTCTCTATTCAATTGGAAACCTTTCTCATCTCGCATCTCTCGCTCTTTGGAGTAACAATCTTGTTGGTGAAATACCATCCTCTTTTGGCAATCTAAACCAGCTGGAAAACTTACATGTTTCTTCCAACAAGCTCAGTGGAAATTTTCCAATTGTACTATTGAATTTGACATGGTTGTCAGATTTAGATATCTCAAACAATCAGTTCAGTGGCGCGCTTCCTCCGAATATCACTTCACTATCCAACTTGAGAGATTTTCAAGCAAGTGACAATGCTTTCAGTGGAACtatcccttcttctctcttcaccaTTCCTTCTTTGATAATTATTAATCTTAATGATAACCAACTTAGCGGCACTCTTGAGTTTGGGAatacatcttcttcaccatctaaCCTACAAGAGTTAGTCATTGGCAGCAACAACTTCAAAGGGCCAATCCCGAGATCCATTTCCAAATTTGTCAACCTTTCCGATCTTGACCTTTCTCATTTCGACACCCAAGGCCGCCCAGTTGACTTTAGTATCTTCTTGCATCTCAAGTCACTCTATTATCTTGACCTATCCTATTTGAACACCACCACTACGATTGACTTGAATGATATCTTATCATATTCCAAAAGCCtctcttatttatatttctcaGGCAACCAtgtttcaacaacaaacaagagtTCAGTTTCAAATCCTCCTTCACAGAAGATAGAATCTTTGCACTTGTCAGGCTACGGTATCACCAAGTTTCCAGAGCTCATAAGAACCCAACATGAAATGAGGTTTCTAGACATCTCCAACAATAAAATCGAAGGTCAAGTTCCTGGCTGGTTATGGACTCTACCAAATTTGATGTACGTGAATCTTTCCAACAACACTTTCATCGGTTTCCAAAGATCAAAGATGAAACAAGGACTATCATCTGTCCGGAAACCATCTATGCGGTACTTGCTTGGCTCCAACAATAACTTCACGGGAAATATTCCTTCTTTCATATGCGAGTTGCGTTCTCTAAACACTCTTGATTTATCTGAAAACAACTTTAACGGTTCAATCCCTCATTGTTTAGGAAATCTCAATATCACTCTTTCAGATCTAAACCTTAGGCAGAATAATCTTAGTGGAGGTATTCCAAAGGAGATATTTGAAAGACTAAGGTCGTTTGACGTCGGTCATAAccaacttgtgggaaaacttccaagATCTTTGAATCGTTTCTCTACTCTTGAAGTTTTGAACGTGGAAAGCAACAGAATCAACGACATGTTTCCGTTCTGGTTGGGTTCTCTACAAAAGCTACAAGTTCTTGTCCTTCGCTCCAATGCATTTTATGGACCAATACATCAAGCCTCCTTCCCTCAATTGCGAATCATCGACGTATCACGTAATCACTTCGCTTTTGCCATCAGAGTACTTTGTGAAGTGGAGTGCTATGTCATCACTTGGGACAGACGAAGGTCGGTCGAATGA